Proteins found in one Dermacentor silvarum isolate Dsil-2018 chromosome 8, BIME_Dsil_1.4, whole genome shotgun sequence genomic segment:
- the LOC119461172 gene encoding vacuolar protein sorting-associated protein VTA1 homolog, whose amino-acid sequence MAAAALPAVPEKLKSVLPYVKIATEHDSRDPIIAYWCRLYALQTGMKVDRSSSESRGFLMAYMDWLEKEKAKRKDEEAITSDVVAQAHIETRALKLFLWADGEDRAARFNKNVIKAFYTAAYLFDVLTTFGELTDEVSNHRKYARWKAAYIHRCLKNGEVPVPGPLKGEDEGFEEDAGAVGGNPSPSNGPTGAVGGSDGFPPLPPGFAVGGATASGFSEPGPSSARSSYGDHQPMPSSLPVPTPGSQAPPSTPSGSTQPSPSVAPIDDIRAANGVALNSEDFLKAQKYCKFAGSALQYEDVPTAIENLQKALRLLTTGSEGP is encoded by the exons ATGGCGGCCGCTGCGTTACCTGCGGTGCCCGAGAAATTAAAGTCAGTGCTTCCTTACGTAAAAATAGCAACCGAGCATGACTCCAGGGACCCAATCATCGCCTACTGGT GCCGACTCTATGCGCTGCAGACTGGTATGAAGGTTGACAGATCTTCCTCTGAAAGCAGGGGATTCCTCATGGCCTACATGGATTGGTTGGAGAAG GAAAAAGCCAAGAGGAAAGACGAAGAAGCCATCACAAGCGACGTTGTTGCCCAGGCACACATTGAGACTAGAGCGCTGAAACTATTTCTTTGGGCAGATGGTGAGGACAGGGCAGCACGCTTTAACAA GAATGTCATCAAGGCGTTCTACACAGCTGCATACCTTTTTGATGTGCTCACAACTTTTGGAGAACTAACAGATGAG GTTTCCAACCATCGGAAGTATGCAAGATGGAAGGCAGCATACATTCACCGATGCCTCAAGAACGGTGAAGTACCAGTTCCAGGACCTCTGAAGGGCGAAGATGAAGGATTTGAAGAAGATGCTGGTG CTGTCGGTGGCAACCCAAGCCCTTCAAATGGACCAactggagcagtgggaggcagcGACGGCTTTCCACCACTACCTCCAGGGTTTGCAGTCGGAGGTGCCACTGCTTCTGGATTCTCGGAGCCCGGTCCCAGCAGTGCCCGGTCATCTTATGGTGACCATCAGCCTATGCCGTCGTCTCTTCCTGTTCCCACCCCAGGGTCTCAGGCCCCCCCTTCTACACCCAGCGGTTCCACGCAGCCTTCACCATCAGTAGCCCCGATTGATGATATTCGGGCTGCAA ATGGGGTGGCTTTGAACTCTGAAGACTTTCTCAAAGCTCAGAAGTACTGCAAGTTTGCCGGCAGCGCGCTGCAGTACGAAGACGTTCCGACAGCGATTGAAAACCTGCAGAAGGCGCTCAGGTTGCTTACCACAGGCTCAGAGGGACCCTGA